A region of Mammaliicoccus sp. Dog046 DNA encodes the following proteins:
- a CDS encoding LLM class flavin-dependent oxidoreductase: MKSKFPVSALNLVPLRKGETEQDAIKNMVSLAQNVEKLGYERYWIAEHHNAPNLVSSATALLIQHTLEHTESIQVGSGGIMLPNHAPLIVAEQFGTMATMFPNRLNLGLGRAPGTDMMTASALRRDSHKGVYTFGDDIKQLLQYFGPEEKQSYVRAYPGVNTNIPLYVLGSSTDSAHLAARLGLPYVFAAHFAPEQMSQAIEIYRDLFEPSEYLDKPYVTVCLNVIVGDTDEEATYLSSTMHLMFLGIIRNSRMPLQPPTDQLENIWSEQEKYMAQSKTNTSFIGSKDTVKQQLLAFQDKYNVDEIMSVSYIYDLDKQYKSFESFKQIVDDVYGE, from the coding sequence ATGAAATCTAAATTTCCAGTCTCTGCGTTAAATCTCGTACCATTACGCAAAGGAGAAACAGAACAAGATGCTATTAAAAATATGGTGTCACTTGCACAAAATGTAGAGAAACTTGGCTATGAAAGATATTGGATCGCAGAGCATCATAATGCACCGAATCTCGTAAGCTCAGCAACTGCATTACTTATTCAACATACATTAGAACATACTGAATCTATTCAAGTAGGTTCAGGTGGAATTATGCTTCCAAACCACGCGCCACTGATTGTTGCTGAACAATTTGGTACTATGGCTACAATGTTTCCAAATAGATTGAATTTAGGTTTAGGTAGAGCACCAGGGACAGATATGATGACCGCTTCAGCATTAAGACGTGATTCTCACAAAGGTGTCTATACTTTTGGTGATGATATTAAGCAATTATTGCAATATTTCGGACCTGAAGAAAAACAATCATACGTTAGAGCTTATCCTGGCGTTAACACAAACATTCCATTATATGTTTTAGGATCATCTACAGACTCTGCTCATTTAGCAGCACGATTAGGATTACCTTATGTATTTGCTGCACATTTCGCACCAGAGCAAATGTCTCAAGCCATTGAAATTTACAGAGATTTATTTGAACCATCAGAATATCTTGATAAACCATATGTGACTGTTTGCTTGAATGTCATCGTTGGTGATACAGATGAAGAAGCAACTTATTTATCTTCAACAATGCATTTAATGTTCTTAGGCATTATTAGAAACTCACGTATGCCTTTACAACCACCTACTGATCAATTAGAAAATATTTGGTCTGAACAAGAGAAATACATGGCACAATCTAAAACAAATACGTCATTTATAGGAAGTAAAGATACAGTTAAACAACAATTATTAGCATTCCAAGATAAATATAATGTAGATGAAATTATGTCTGTAAGTTATATCTATGATTTAGACAAACAATATAAGTCATTCGAATCTTTCAAACAAATTGTTGATGACGTCTACGGTGAATAA